In one window of Comamonas testosteroni DNA:
- a CDS encoding LysR family transcriptional regulator: MSTESGLLPEMLVFAKVVELRSFAAAARQLDLTTSAVSRSVGRLEAHWGVQLLHRTTRSLSLTELGAEIYAACTQLAQTASDIHAIAGHYSGVPRGTVRLTAPTIFGEIWLSAQLPALRRQWPELEVAVSLSDQMQDLAQQGLDLAIRLTRPEQLPPHMVARELRQVRYIAVASPAYLKGLIKPPKHPQELGREHGVACITLGYGDFQNRLQWVHGQDRSPVPAVTEVAVHSPLSMDSSTGIINLALQHQGIGLVADFAAQAVLHSGALVQVLPDWQLTSNYAPRTAYALYMPSRHLPLKVRALIDHLVEAGKH; encoded by the coding sequence ATGAGCACAGAGTCCGGCCTGCTTCCTGAAATGCTGGTTTTCGCCAAGGTGGTGGAGCTGCGCAGCTTTGCCGCCGCCGCGCGGCAACTGGATCTGACCACCTCGGCCGTCAGCCGCAGCGTGGGCCGACTGGAAGCCCATTGGGGCGTGCAGCTGCTGCATCGAACGACCCGCTCCCTGTCCCTGACCGAGCTGGGTGCCGAGATCTATGCCGCCTGCACCCAGCTGGCTCAGACCGCCAGCGATATCCACGCCATTGCCGGTCATTACAGCGGCGTGCCGCGCGGCACGGTGCGTCTGACGGCACCGACCATCTTTGGAGAAATCTGGCTCAGCGCACAGTTGCCCGCCCTGCGCCGCCAATGGCCCGAGCTTGAGGTCGCCGTCAGCCTCAGCGACCAGATGCAGGACCTGGCTCAGCAAGGCCTGGATCTGGCCATTCGCCTGACCCGGCCCGAACAGCTGCCGCCGCATATGGTGGCGCGCGAGCTGCGCCAAGTGCGCTACATCGCCGTGGCCTCGCCGGCCTACCTCAAGGGACTGATCAAGCCCCCCAAGCATCCGCAGGAGCTGGGCCGCGAGCATGGCGTGGCATGCATCACGCTGGGCTATGGCGACTTCCAGAACCGGCTGCAATGGGTGCACGGCCAAGATCGGAGCCCGGTGCCTGCCGTGACCGAAGTCGCCGTTCACTCTCCCTTGTCCATGGACAGCAGCACGGGCATCATCAATCTGGCGCTGCAGCACCAGGGCATAGGCCTGGTGGCAGACTTTGCCGCCCAGGCGGTATTGCACAGTGGCGCGCTGGTACAGGTTCTGCCCGACTGGCAACTGACGAGCAATTACGCGCCGCGCACCGCTTATGCACTGTATATGCCCTCGCGCCACCTGCCACTCAAGGTGAGGGCGCTGATTGATCACCTGGTCGAAGCAGGCAAGCATTGA
- the tenA gene encoding thiaminase II gives MSFSQSLWNANQALFQSTLELPFNQELAAGTLSRERFCHYMIQDAHYLVAYGRALAVTAAKSDNAEGVVQFANAANEAVVVERALHGGFMRDFGVTPEQFAATPLTPACHHYTSYLLATAWSATYPVAVAALLPCFWIYAEVGRDIHARSAKDNPYQAWVDTYASEEFHAAVRGVCATVDRLAEEATETTRTAMHAAYKDAARLEWQFWDSAYRLADWQGPLR, from the coding sequence ATGTCATTCAGCCAAAGTCTGTGGAATGCCAACCAGGCGCTGTTTCAAAGCACCTTGGAGCTGCCCTTCAACCAGGAACTGGCGGCCGGCACGCTGAGCCGGGAGCGCTTTTGCCACTACATGATTCAGGATGCGCACTACCTCGTCGCCTATGGCCGCGCGCTGGCCGTGACGGCGGCCAAATCCGATAACGCCGAAGGCGTGGTGCAGTTTGCCAATGCCGCCAATGAGGCCGTGGTGGTGGAGCGCGCCTTGCATGGCGGCTTCATGCGTGACTTCGGCGTGACGCCCGAGCAGTTTGCAGCCACGCCGCTGACGCCGGCCTGCCACCACTACACCAGCTATCTGCTGGCCACGGCCTGGAGCGCCACTTACCCGGTGGCCGTGGCCGCGCTGCTGCCCTGCTTCTGGATCTATGCCGAGGTGGGGCGCGACATCCATGCGCGCTCGGCCAAAGACAATCCTTATCAGGCCTGGGTGGACACCTATGCCAGCGAGGAGTTTCATGCGGCGGTGCGCGGCGTCTGCGCCACTGTGGATCGCCTGGCCGAGGAGGCCACCGAGACCACGCGCACGGCCATGCATGCCGCCTACAAAGATGCGGCCCGGCTGGAATGGCAGTTCTGGGACAGTGCCTATCGCCTGGCCGATTGGCAAGGGCCACTGCGCTGA
- a CDS encoding LrgB family protein, giving the protein MSPSLLERLHTTWLSLAEGSPLPWLVLTMLVYMAAMAVYKKSGNRPLLIPVFTGVVVIVAILMITGTPYATYRSGVSLLGLMIGPATVALAIPLYAQRERISQLWLPISVALLVGCLVALFSALGIARAFGGSHATLIAVAPKSATIPIALPMAERFGGTPSLAAVAVAITGISGTMMAPLLCRVLRLKDPAVQGFAIGLTAHAIGTARAIQLNPTAGAFSALAMGLNGVATAVLMPLVLALTPWI; this is encoded by the coding sequence ATGAGCCCCTCACTGCTTGAGCGTCTGCACACCACCTGGCTGAGTCTGGCCGAAGGCTCGCCCCTGCCCTGGCTGGTGCTGACCATGCTGGTCTATATGGCGGCCATGGCCGTCTACAAAAAAAGCGGTAACCGCCCCCTGCTGATACCGGTGTTCACGGGCGTGGTGGTCATCGTCGCCATTTTGATGATCACAGGCACGCCTTATGCGACCTACCGCAGCGGCGTATCCCTGCTGGGCCTGATGATAGGGCCGGCCACCGTGGCACTGGCCATCCCGCTGTACGCCCAGCGCGAACGCATCAGCCAGCTGTGGCTGCCCATCAGCGTGGCGCTGCTGGTGGGCTGTCTCGTCGCACTGTTTTCAGCCCTGGGCATTGCCAGGGCTTTCGGCGGCTCGCACGCCACGCTGATCGCCGTGGCCCCCAAGTCGGCCACCATTCCCATCGCCCTGCCCATGGCAGAGCGTTTTGGCGGAACGCCCTCGCTGGCCGCAGTGGCCGTGGCCATCACCGGCATCAGCGGCACCATGATGGCACCGCTGCTGTGTCGCGTACTGCGTCTCAAGGATCCGGCGGTGCAGGGCTTTGCCATCGGACTCACGGCCCATGCGATTGGCACAGCGCGCGCCATTCAGCTCAACCCCACAGCCGGTGCGTTCTCCGCACTGGCCATGGGCTTGAACGGCGTGGCCACGGCTGTGCTGATGCCACTAGTGCTGGCGCTTACTCCCTGGATTTAA
- a CDS encoding DMT family transporter — translation MTSQTSSSSLQALVATPVVAATSPPNAATGGNWRMVLAMALSGTIGLLVLESGLPVLWVVWLRCLLGGLGLAAWVLWSGQWSRPSWRESGWLLLGAVALIVNWLCLFRAYEYSGIAIATVVYHVQPFLLLLLAALLQGEPLPLSRLPWLVLALIGVGLSSGLVGMADQQAWQGQSLGIVLALLAAGLYAMATLATQRLRRLAPAQIAMLQMLVGALSLLPWVWELRAQALFSPKAWGAVLVLGLVHTAWMYTLMYTAFQRLKAQAIAGLSFIYPVMALLVDLLWFGAKPQPVQWLGMALVLGALAAYRRSERKS, via the coding sequence ATGACTTCTCAGACCTCTTCTTCTTCTTTGCAAGCGTTGGTTGCCACGCCGGTTGTGGCCGCCACCTCGCCGCCCAATGCAGCCACTGGCGGCAACTGGCGCATGGTGCTGGCTATGGCGCTTTCCGGAACCATCGGCCTGCTGGTGTTGGAGAGCGGCCTGCCCGTGCTGTGGGTGGTGTGGTTGCGTTGTCTGCTCGGCGGCCTCGGGCTGGCAGCCTGGGTGCTTTGGTCGGGCCAGTGGTCCAGGCCGAGCTGGCGCGAGAGCGGCTGGCTTCTGCTGGGGGCGGTGGCGCTCATCGTCAATTGGTTGTGCCTGTTTCGTGCCTATGAATACAGCGGCATTGCCATCGCCACGGTGGTCTATCACGTGCAGCCCTTCTTGCTGTTGCTGCTGGCCGCTCTGTTGCAGGGCGAGCCTCTGCCGCTCAGCCGGCTGCCCTGGCTGGTACTGGCGCTGATCGGCGTGGGCTTGAGCAGCGGCCTGGTCGGGATGGCTGACCAGCAGGCGTGGCAAGGGCAATCCTTGGGCATTGTGCTGGCGCTGCTGGCAGCCGGTCTTTATGCCATGGCCACCCTGGCCACCCAGCGGCTCAGGCGGCTTGCGCCGGCACAGATCGCGATGCTGCAGATGCTGGTGGGGGCGCTGAGCTTGCTGCCCTGGGTGTGGGAGCTGCGCGCCCAGGCACTCTTCAGTCCCAAGGCCTGGGGAGCGGTGCTGGTGCTGGGTCTGGTGCATACGGCCTGGATGTACACGCTGATGTACACGGCATTTCAAAGACTGAAGGCACAGGCGATCGCCGGTCTGTCCTTTATTTACCCCGTCATGGCTTTGCTGGTGGATTTGCTCTGGTTTGGTGCCAAGCCGCAGCCGGTGCAGTGGCTGGGGATGGCACTGGTTCTGGGGGCGCTTGCAGCCTACAGACGTAGCGAGCGTAAAAGTTAG